The genomic DNA AGCCGTGGCGTCCGCAATCGTTAAGGGGGACAGTGACCGCGGTGACGTGATCAAACAGGGGTTCAAAGCGAAGGTGCAGGAATTCCTGCCCGGACGCCGGCGCCGGGCGAAGGGCCCCGGCACGCGGGGACAGCAATGACATTTGAGGACGCCGCACCGTCCGGATCTGCGACCGGCGCATCGAAGGAGGGGCCGGTGGTGGATGCTGTCGACGTAGCCGCGTACACCGTCCCCACCGATGCGCCGGAGGGTGACGGCACTTTGTCCTGGACCTCCACCACCCTGGTGCTCGTACGGGTTCGTTCCGGCGTGACCACGGGCCTTGGCTACACCTACGGTGCGGCTGCCACCACGCAGGTCGTCGGCCAGCTGCTGGCCGACGTGGTCGCCGGTCGGAGCGTGTGGGACGTACCGGCGGCCAACGAGGCGATGAGCCGAGCGGTTCGCAACGTCGGCCGCCCTGGTCTCGTCGCCGGGGCGATCTCGGCCGTCGACATCGCCCTGTGGGACCTCAAAGCCCGCCTGCTCGGGCTGCCTCTGGTGCGGTTGCTGGGAGCGAGCCGCAACGAGGTCCCCGTCTACGGCAGCGGTGGTTTCACGCCGTACGACGAAGCCCAGCAAGACCGGCAGCTGCGCGGCTGGTGGAAGGGCAAGGCATCCCCAGGGTCAAGATCAAGATCGGTGAGTCCTGGGGGCAGGCCGAATACCGCGACCGGGAACGGGTTGAACGGGCGCGCCGCAGCATCGGATCACGGACGGAGCTGTACGTCGACGCCAATGGTGGCTACACCCGGAAGCAGGCCGTCCGGGTCGCCCGGTTCCTCACCGATCAGGACGTCACCTGGTTCGAGGAGCCCGTCTCCTCCGACGATCTGACGGGACTGGCGCAGGTCCGGGCCGCAGTATCCGCCGACGTAGCGGCCGGCGAGTACGGTTATTCGCTGCCGTATTTCCGGCATCTGCTCGACGCTAAGGCCGTGGACTGCCCACAGGCTGACGCGACCCGGTGCGGGGGCATCACCGTCTGGCTGCGTGTCGCAGCCCTCGCCGAAGCGGCGGGGCTGGAAGTCTCGGGCCATTGCGCCCCCCACGTCCACGCACACGTCGCCGCCGCCGTGCCCAACCTCCGCCACCTGGAGTGGTTCCACGACCACGTGCGCATCGAACAACTCCTGTTCGAGGGCGTACTGGACCCGGCGGGCGGAGCGATCCAACCTGGGGCCTCTGGCGCGCCGGGCCTGGGCCTCACTTTCCGGACGGAAGCCGCCGAGCGCTACCGCGTTTGATGCCCTGCAAACCGCCGCCCTACAGGAACGGAAACCCTGTGACCTCGCCGCACTCGTCGCAGCACGAGGCGCCCTCTCCGCAGGTCCTGCGAGAGTATGCACTGATCGCCGACGGGGAGCGTGGCGCCCTCGTGGGCCCGCGCGGAGACATCGTCTGGCTGTGTGCCCCTCGCTGGCACTCCGGTGCTGTCTTCTCCTCACTCATCGGCGGCCCGGGCCACTACACGATCAGCCCACGAGGCCGGTTCGTGTGGGGCGGCTTCTACGAGAACGGCACACTGATCTGGCGCAATCGCTGGATCACCGAGAACGGCATCGTGGAGTGCCGGGAAGCACTGGCCTTTCCCGGTGACCCGCGCCGGGCCGTGCTACTGCGCCGGATCACCGCCGTCGAAGGCCCCGCCGACCTGAGTGTCCGGCTGGAGCCCTATGCCGACTTCGGTTCCCACAGCTCCCAAGAATTACGGCGCGACCAGGACGGCACCTGGAACGGGCACGGCGGGGCCCTGCGGTGGCGCTGGAGCGGAGCGGCCACAGCCCGTCCCTTGAACCACACGCAGCACGCCACCGGCCTGGCCCTGGACCTGCACCTGAATCCCGGTGACTGCCACGATCTAGTCCTCGAACTGAGTGACGAACCGCTGCGTGAGAAACCGGACGCCCCACGCACGTGGAGTGCCACCAAGGCTGCCTGGCACGACGAGACCCCCGCTCTGGGTGACAATCTCGCACCAGGAGACACCCGCCACTCCTACATCGTGCTGCGAGGACTGACCAGCTCAACCGGCGGCATGGTCGGTGCGGTTACCACGAGCTTGCCCGAACGCGCCGAGGCGGGCCGCAACTACGACTACCGGTACGTGTGGATTCGTGACCAGTGCTACGCCGGTCAGGCTGTGGCCGCCGCCGGCCCCCACCCCCTGCTGGACGACGCAGTGCAGTTCGTCGCGGCGCGCCTGCATGAGGACGGTCCGCACACGGCACCCGCGTACACCGTCACCGGTGGCCTGGTCCCCGACCAGCGCACCCTCGGGCTGAGCGGCTACCCAGGCGGCTACGACCGGGTCGGCAACTGGGTCAACCAACAGTTCCAGCTGGACGTCTTCGGCGAGGCACTGCTCCTGTTCGCCGCCGCCCACCGGCACGACCGCCTGGACGCAGACGGCTGGCGGGCCGCTGAGATCGCGGCCGATGCCATCGCCCTGCGGCGGCACGAACCCGACGCGGGAATCTGGGAACTCGACAACCGGGCCTGGACCCACAGCCGCCTCAGTTGCGCGGCCGGGCTACGCTCGCTTGCCACAGCCGCCCCAGCCGGGCGCGCCCGGACATGGACCGAACTTGCCGACTCCCTCGTCGCCGAAACAGCGGCAACGAGTATCCACCCCAGCGGTCGGTGGCAGCGCTCTCCGGCGGACCCCGGCCTAGACGCCGCCCTGCTCCTGCCCCCCTTGCGCGGAGCCCTGCCGGCAAAGGATCCGAGAACGGTGCGGACCCTGCGCGCGTACGCCCAGGAACTGACCGACGACCACTATGCCTATCGCTTCCGCCACGACGCACGGCCCCTCGAAGAGGCCGAGGGCGCCTTCCTGCTGTGCGGATACCTGATGGCCCTGGCGGAGCACCAGCAAGGCAACCAGGAAGAAGCAC from Streptomyces sp. NBC_01707 includes the following:
- a CDS encoding glycoside hydrolase family 15 protein, producing the protein MTSPHSSQHEAPSPQVLREYALIADGERGALVGPRGDIVWLCAPRWHSGAVFSSLIGGPGHYTISPRGRFVWGGFYENGTLIWRNRWITENGIVECREALAFPGDPRRAVLLRRITAVEGPADLSVRLEPYADFGSHSSQELRRDQDGTWNGHGGALRWRWSGAATARPLNHTQHATGLALDLHLNPGDCHDLVLELSDEPLREKPDAPRTWSATKAAWHDETPALGDNLAPGDTRHSYIVLRGLTSSTGGMVGAVTTSLPERAEAGRNYDYRYVWIRDQCYAGQAVAAAGPHPLLDDAVQFVAARLHEDGPHTAPAYTVTGGLVPDQRTLGLSGYPGGYDRVGNWVNQQFQLDVFGEALLLFAAAHRHDRLDADGWRAAEIAADAIALRRHEPDAGIWELDNRAWTHSRLSCAAGLRSLATAAPAGRARTWTELADSLVAETAATSIHPSGRWQRSPADPGLDAALLLPPLRGALPAKDPRTVRTLRAYAQELTDDHYAYRFRHDARPLEEAEGAFLLCGYLMALAEHQQGNQEEALRWFERNRAACGPPGLYTEEYDVAQRQLRGNVPQAFVHALMLETSTRLATAPETGR